Proteins from one Chloroflexota bacterium genomic window:
- a CDS encoding aspartate aminotransferase family protein: MNRPYAQTRSTFQKARQVMPFGVSSNFRYNGDDTFVAKRAEGAYIWDMDDNRYIDYRLAFGPIILGHADKRVTSRIIAALENGNLYAHTHPLEIDVAERMIRMCPGVEKVRFANSGTEATMHALRIARAYTNREKIIKFEGGYHGFYDYVLWSTANMPAGSGGSPRSPVQVPQSSGMPSPTRDLILITRFNDFEGLERLMKDNAHQVAAMLVEPMLGNVAGLMPEPGFIEHIRNLCTKYGVVMIMDEVKTGFRIAKGGAGEYFGVKADLYTFAKSLANGYPLAAIGGSNEVMGVIAPGQVAQGGTYCGNAVGTAAASATLEILETTDALDTVAQRGKRLMQGMGEVLTEAGIPHAVLGHPAMFGLLLEPKVEKPREFRDVIGSNLELFEEVALHMLDLGVDMELDPREPFFMCEAHSEKDVEETLNKFNDAVKKAKH; this comes from the coding sequence ATGAATCGCCCATACGCTCAAACCCGCTCAACCTTTCAAAAAGCCCGCCAGGTGATGCCGTTCGGCGTCAGCTCCAACTTCCGCTACAACGGCGACGACACCTTTGTCGCCAAACGCGCCGAGGGCGCTTACATCTGGGACATGGACGACAACCGGTACATTGACTACCGGCTGGCCTTCGGCCCGATCATCCTCGGCCACGCCGACAAGCGCGTCACCAGCCGCATCATCGCCGCGCTGGAAAACGGCAACCTTTACGCTCACACTCATCCGCTCGAAATTGACGTGGCCGAGCGCATGATCCGCATGTGCCCCGGCGTGGAGAAAGTGCGTTTTGCCAACTCCGGCACCGAAGCCACCATGCACGCCCTGCGCATCGCCCGCGCCTACACCAACCGCGAAAAGATCATCAAGTTCGAGGGCGGCTACCACGGCTTCTATGATTACGTCCTGTGGTCAACCGCTAACATGCCTGCCGGGTCGGGCGGCTCGCCGCGAAGCCCCGTCCAGGTTCCGCAAAGTTCCGGCATGCCCAGCCCCACCCGCGATTTAATCCTCATCACCCGCTTCAACGACTTCGAAGGGCTGGAGCGGTTGATGAAAGACAACGCCCACCAGGTGGCGGCCATGCTTGTGGAACCGATGCTGGGCAATGTAGCCGGGCTGATGCCCGAACCGGGCTTCATCGAACACATCCGCAACCTGTGTACAAAATACGGCGTGGTGATGATCATGGATGAAGTGAAGACCGGCTTTCGCATTGCCAAAGGCGGCGCAGGGGAATACTTCGGGGTCAAGGCCGATTTGTACACCTTCGCCAAAAGCCTGGCCAACGGCTACCCGCTGGCCGCCATTGGCGGCTCGAACGAAGTGATGGGCGTGATCGCGCCCGGCCAGGTGGCTCAGGGCGGCACCTACTGCGGCAACGCCGTCGGCACGGCGGCGGCCTCGGCTACGCTCGAAATCCTCGAAACGACCGACGCGCTGGACACGGTGGCCCAGCGGGGCAAGCGCCTCATGCAGGGCATGGGCGAGGTGCTCACCGAGGCTGGAATCCCTCACGCCGTTCTCGGCCACCCGGCTATGTTCGGTTTGCTGTTGGAGCCGAAAGTGGAGAAGCCCAGAGAGTTTCGCGACGTGATAGGGAGCAACCTGGAACTCTTTGAGGAGGTTGCCCTGCATATGCTCGACCTGGGGGTGGATATGGAACTCGATCCGCGTGAGCCGTTCTTCATGTGCGAAGCGCATTCAGAGAAGGATGTTGAGGAGACGCTCAACAAGTTCAACGACGCGGTGAAGAAGGCGAAACACTAA
- a CDS encoding aldehyde dehydrogenase family protein produces MSDLNAFLEREHKLFINGEWAASRGGSRFATLNPATGQQLATVVQADESDVDQAVQAARAAQPGWANMPPAKRAQIIYKLGELISAERDELARLETMDNGKPLFESSRGDLPLVAEHFRYYAGWVTKYGGQTVPVSTPGILNYTLREPVGVVGAIVPWNFPLLIASWKVAPALAMGNVVVLKPAEQTPLTALRLAELAIEAGLPPGVLNVLTGDGRTGAAIVAHNGVDKISFTGSTEVGKKIVAASVSNLKRVTLELGGKSANIIFADANLKRAVRGVTAGIFYNQGELCTAGSRALVERSIFDQFQAMLVEAAQKTKVGDGLAEGTQMGPLVSEEQLERVLGYVEKGKAEGGTLVTGGSRLDRPGFFLSPTVFNTENQESAIVREEIFGPVATLIPFDSEEQAIAIANNSNYGLAGGVWTENLGRAHRVAAAIRAGTIWINTYNNFDPASPFGGYKQSGWGREMGPEALDLYTEVKSVWVNTKQ; encoded by the coding sequence ATGTCCGATCTCAACGCCTTCCTCGAGCGCGAACACAAACTGTTCATCAACGGTGAATGGGCCGCTTCGCGCGGCGGCTCGCGTTTTGCCACGTTGAACCCGGCCACCGGCCAGCAACTTGCCACCGTCGTTCAAGCCGACGAGTCGGATGTTGACCAGGCGGTGCAGGCGGCGCGTGCCGCGCAACCCGGCTGGGCCAACATGCCGCCCGCCAAACGCGCCCAGATCATCTACAAGCTCGGCGAGTTGATCTCGGCGGAGCGCGACGAACTGGCCCGGCTCGAAACGATGGACAACGGCAAGCCGCTGTTCGAGAGTAGTCGCGGCGACCTGCCGCTGGTTGCCGAGCATTTTCGTTACTACGCCGGTTGGGTGACAAAATATGGCGGCCAAACCGTGCCGGTGTCCACGCCGGGGATTTTGAATTACACCTTGCGCGAACCGGTCGGCGTGGTCGGCGCGATCGTGCCCTGGAACTTTCCTCTGCTGATCGCCAGTTGGAAAGTGGCCCCGGCCCTGGCGATGGGCAATGTTGTCGTCCTCAAACCTGCCGAACAGACTCCGCTCACCGCTCTGCGATTGGCCGAACTCGCCATTGAAGCCGGCCTGCCGCCGGGCGTGCTGAATGTATTGACCGGCGACGGGCGAACCGGCGCGGCCATCGTGGCTCACAACGGCGTGGATAAGATCAGCTTCACCGGCTCGACCGAAGTGGGCAAGAAGATCGTAGCCGCTTCAGTGAGCAACCTCAAGCGGGTGACGCTCGAACTCGGCGGCAAGAGCGCCAACATCATCTTCGCCGACGCCAACCTCAAGCGGGCCGTGCGCGGCGTGACGGCTGGCATTTTCTACAATCAGGGCGAGCTTTGCACGGCGGGCAGTCGTGCCCTGGTTGAGCGGAGTATCTTCGATCAGTTTCAGGCCATGCTCGTCGAGGCGGCGCAGAAAACGAAAGTGGGTGACGGGCTGGCCGAGGGCACGCAGATGGGGCCGCTGGTGAGCGAAGAACAGTTGGAGCGCGTGCTGGGCTACGTGGAAAAGGGGAAGGCCGAGGGCGGAACCCTGGTGACGGGCGGGAGCCGGTTGGACCGGCCCGGTTTCTTCCTCTCCCCGACCGTGTTCAACACCGAGAACCAGGAGTCGGCCATCGTCCGCGAAGAAATCTTCGGCCCGGTTGCCACGCTCATTCCATTTGACTCAGAAGAGCAGGCCATTGCCATCGCCAACAACTCAAACTACGGTTTGGCCGGCGGGGTGTGGACGGAGAACCTGGGCCGGGCGCATCGCGTCGCCGCCGCCATTCGCGCCGGCACGATCTGGATCAACACCTACAACAACTTCGACCCGGCCAGCCCGTTCGGCGGCTACAAGCAGAGCGGCTGGGGCCGCGAGATGGGGCCGGAGGCGCTGGACTTGTATACGGAAGTGAAGAGTGTGTGGGTGAACACGAAGCAATGA
- a CDS encoding M28 family peptidase: MSDTALKHVDYLTNTIGPRGSTTPEEKKAHEYCKATLEQLGYEAHWEEYNSATSGWLPFALAFGMMALAVVIYYFTGRSPNTSMGALAASIIGLIAVSSFFLQVLKYDNPVRWFLPVAKSQNVWTVAKPTGEVKKRVVITGHVDTHRTALAMQSVGLWQVFQVLTNLAGVVNVVLLALFVYGIFNPDPLLRDIALYVSVILVAGLVFTIQPDTTPFVKGGNDNATGAAAVLALAERLKREPLANTEVFLVNTGCEEVHHYGLADWIKRHAEADAPGASYLVLDNIGGKNSELNYVIEETLMFPQKSDAGLIQIAETVAKENADLPAKPFVYRGLDSELSTCVRYGQKALGLLNFDPQTKMPPYFHTARDDFDNVDPELLDKSERFAWAIMQKIDSQAG, from the coding sequence ATGTCCGACACCGCCCTCAAACACGTAGACTACCTCACCAACACCATCGGCCCGCGCGGGAGCACCACACCGGAAGAGAAGAAGGCCCACGAATACTGCAAGGCCACCCTTGAACAGTTGGGCTACGAAGCGCACTGGGAAGAATACAACTCGGCCACTTCGGGCTGGCTTCCGTTCGCGTTGGCATTCGGCATGATGGCCCTGGCCGTCGTCATTTATTATTTCACCGGGCGCTCACCCAACACTTCGATGGGCGCATTGGCGGCTTCGATCATCGGCCTCATCGCCGTCAGCTCCTTCTTCTTGCAAGTTCTTAAATACGACAACCCGGTGCGCTGGTTCCTGCCGGTAGCAAAAAGCCAGAACGTGTGGACTGTCGCCAAACCAACGGGCGAAGTCAAAAAACGCGTCGTCATCACCGGCCACGTGGACACACACCGCACGGCGCTGGCAATGCAGTCGGTGGGGCTGTGGCAAGTTTTTCAGGTGCTTACCAATTTGGCCGGCGTGGTCAACGTCGTTCTGCTAGCCCTGTTCGTCTACGGCATCTTCAATCCTGATCCGCTTCTGCGCGACATTGCGCTCTACGTCTCGGTGATACTCGTCGCCGGCTTGGTATTCACGATCCAGCCGGACACCACGCCCTTCGTCAAAGGCGGCAACGACAACGCTACCGGGGCCGCCGCCGTGCTGGCTCTGGCCGAACGACTCAAGCGCGAACCGCTGGCGAACACCGAAGTCTTTTTAGTCAACACCGGCTGTGAGGAAGTTCATCACTACGGCCTGGCCGACTGGATCAAGCGTCACGCCGAGGCCGACGCGCCCGGGGCCAGTTACCTGGTGCTCGACAACATCGGCGGCAAAAACTCGGAACTGAATTATGTGATCGAAGAAACGCTGATGTTCCCGCAAAAGTCCGACGCAGGCCTGATCCAGATCGCCGAAACCGTCGCCAAAGAAAACGCCGACCTGCCCGCCAAACCTTTTGTCTATCGCGGCCTGGACTCAGAGCTTTCCACCTGTGTTCGCTACGGGCAAAAGGCGCTCGGCCTGCTGAACTTCGACCCGCAGACCAAGATGCCGCCCTACTTCCACACTGCACGCGACGACTTCGACAACGTGGACCCCGAACTGCTGGACAAGTCGGAGCGGTTTGCCTGGGCGATTATGCAGAAGATAGACTCGCAGGCCGGGTAA
- a CDS encoding response regulator transcription factor, with translation MSAQPHILVIDDESQILRALRTILTEKHFRVSTASRGEEGLALAAANPPDVIILDLGLPDIDGTEVCARLREWTLTPIIVLSARESERDKVAALDKGADDYLTKPFGIEELLARLRVALRHSARIQSKTGTTVVKSGSLVIDLAGHVVTLNEVEIKLTATEFRLLAYLAANAGRVLTHQSILAHVWDPAEVDSVEYLRVYMRQLRKKLEDDPRQPHYLLTEPGVGYRFMIEE, from the coding sequence ATGAGCGCCCAGCCACACATCCTGGTCATTGATGACGAGTCGCAAATCCTTCGCGCTCTGCGCACCATTCTCACCGAAAAGCATTTTCGGGTGAGCACCGCCAGCCGGGGCGAAGAAGGCCTGGCCCTGGCCGCGGCCAATCCGCCGGACGTGATTATCCTCGACCTGGGCCTGCCCGATATTGACGGCACTGAAGTCTGCGCCCGCCTGCGCGAGTGGACGCTGACACCGATCATTGTGCTCTCGGCCCGTGAGAGTGAACGCGACAAAGTGGCCGCGCTCGACAAAGGCGCCGACGACTACCTCACCAAGCCTTTTGGCATTGAAGAACTCCTGGCCCGATTGAGAGTCGCGCTCCGGCACTCGGCCCGGATACAGAGCAAAACCGGAACGACGGTAGTCAAATCGGGTAGTCTGGTGATCGATCTCGCCGGTCACGTTGTGACACTCAATGAAGTTGAGATCAAACTGACCGCCACCGAATTTAGACTACTGGCTTACCTGGCCGCCAACGCCGGCCGTGTTCTCACCCACCAGAGCATCCTGGCCCACGTGTGGGACCCGGCGGAAGTCGATTCAGTTGAATACCTGCGGGTGTACATGCGCCAACTACGCAAAAAGCTTGAAGACGATCCGCGCCAGCCACATTATCTCCTCACCGAGCCGGGCGTAGGCTACCGGTTTATGATTGAAGAGTGA
- a CDS encoding nucleotidyltransferase domain-containing protein has protein sequence MTPTDLAPYRAFWRKLAKAELTPEMRAAAEKARAEAKRLAQILADEYSVERVYLFGSFAWGKVIRPDSDIDLAVEGLPPRQFLKAYGRLEIATQYAFDLVPLENASPRLREQILKLGMLVYDSSSKQGAG, from the coding sequence ATGACCCCGACAGACCTGGCTCCTTACCGCGCCTTCTGGCGCAAACTGGCAAAGGCCGAACTTACGCCCGAAATGCGGGCCGCCGCCGAGAAAGCGCGCGCCGAAGCCAAACGCCTCGCCCAAATTCTGGCCGACGAGTACAGCGTCGAGCGGGTGTATCTCTTCGGCTCGTTCGCCTGGGGTAAGGTGATCCGGCCCGATTCGGATATTGATCTGGCGGTGGAGGGGTTGCCGCCGCGTCAGTTCTTAAAAGCCTATGGTCGGCTTGAAATAGCGACGCAATACGCATTTGATTTAGTGCCACTGGAAAACGCCTCGCCCAGGTTGCGCGAACAGATTCTGAAGTTGGGAATGTTGGTGTATGACTCTTCATCCAAACAAGGCGCTGGCTGA
- a CDS encoding APC family permease, with product MSSITIKQSPFESFKRLLIGPRLNTADAPHQTISKKIGLAVFASDALSSTAYATDEILIVLFAAGAAALTLSLSVAIAIIILLVIVTISYEQTIHAYPNGGGAYIVARDNLGEGPAQTAGAALLTDYILTVAVSISSGVAQITSAFPELYPYRVWVALGMILIMTLINLRGVKESGLAFSIPTYFFLGMAGFTIAVGFFRYFTGTLAPVTGVEAMHHEEIQALGLFLILKAFSSGCTALTGVEAISNGITAFKNPRSRNAGATLIAMTAILSVIFFSMTFLAGQIGALPSHTETIFSQLGRAIYGNGHPLYLILLAGTTLILIMAANTAYADFPRLAALHAGDGFLPKQLTYKGSRLVFTYGIVTLACFASLLIVLFGAQTTALIPLYAIGVFMSFTLSQTGMAVRWWRCSKLKPGEEWTQLGSVLRYDPKWKIKIAINAFGAVATFVVMIVFAVTKFTSGAWIVVLLIPTLVFIFFRIHHHYKDLAADLSLDSFGAPPRIRRHRVIVPVSGIHRGTLQALRYARAVSDDVTVVHVATDPAEEEKIRAKWERWGDGVRLHVIQSPYRLLVEPLLEYIQSVAAQRQSSEVLTIIVPEFVPSRQWHNLLHMQTALLLRFGLLGLHNIIITEVPYHVGEDR from the coding sequence ATGTCCTCAATCACCATCAAACAGTCACCTTTCGAATCATTCAAACGCTTGCTCATCGGCCCGCGCCTGAACACCGCCGACGCGCCGCATCAGACCATCAGCAAAAAGATCGGGCTGGCCGTGTTCGCTTCGGACGCCCTCTCGTCCACCGCTTACGCCACTGACGAAATTTTGATCGTGTTGTTTGCGGCAGGCGCCGCCGCCCTAACCCTTTCCCTGTCTGTCGCCATTGCCATCATCATCTTGCTCGTCATTGTGACTATCTCCTACGAGCAGACGATTCATGCTTACCCGAACGGCGGCGGCGCTTACATTGTGGCTCGCGACAATCTGGGCGAAGGCCCGGCCCAAACTGCCGGGGCCGCCCTGCTCACCGACTACATCCTCACCGTTGCCGTTTCCATCTCGTCGGGCGTCGCCCAAATTACTTCTGCCTTTCCCGAACTTTACCCTTATCGGGTCTGGGTTGCCCTGGGAATGATTCTCATCATGACCCTCATCAATCTGCGCGGTGTGAAGGAGTCGGGCCTGGCGTTTTCGATCCCGACCTATTTCTTCCTGGGCATGGCGGGTTTCACCATTGCCGTCGGCTTCTTCCGGTATTTCACTGGCACGCTGGCCCCGGTCACTGGCGTCGAGGCCATGCACCACGAGGAAATTCAAGCCCTCGGCCTGTTCCTCATCCTCAAAGCCTTCTCCAGCGGCTGCACGGCCCTCACCGGCGTGGAGGCTATTAGCAACGGCATTACGGCTTTCAAAAATCCGCGCAGCCGGAACGCCGGAGCGACCCTCATCGCCATGACGGCAATTCTCTCGGTCATCTTTTTCAGCATGACCTTTCTAGCCGGACAGATTGGCGCGCTTCCATCGCATACCGAAACCATCTTTTCTCAACTAGGCCGGGCAATCTATGGCAACGGCCACCCGCTCTATCTGATTCTGCTCGCCGGCACGACGCTGATCTTGATCATGGCCGCCAACACCGCCTACGCCGATTTCCCCCGCCTGGCCGCTCTCCACGCGGGTGACGGTTTCCTGCCGAAGCAGTTGACCTATAAAGGGAGCCGTCTCGTGTTTACCTACGGCATCGTCACCCTGGCTTGCTTTGCGTCGCTCCTGATCGTCCTCTTTGGCGCGCAGACGACCGCCCTCATCCCGCTGTATGCCATCGGCGTCTTCATGTCGTTCACCCTCTCGCAGACCGGCATGGCCGTGCGCTGGTGGCGGTGCAGTAAACTCAAGCCCGGCGAAGAATGGACGCAACTAGGCTCCGTCCTGCGTTACGATCCCAAGTGGAAGATCAAGATCGCTATCAACGCCTTTGGCGCAGTGGCTACGTTCGTGGTGATGATCGTCTTTGCCGTCACCAAATTCACCTCCGGGGCCTGGATCGTCGTCCTGCTCATCCCGACTCTGGTGTTCATTTTCTTCCGTATCCATCATCACTACAAAGACCTGGCCGCCGATCTCTCGCTGGACTCGTTTGGCGCGCCGCCTCGCATCCGCCGCCACCGGGTGATCGTTCCCGTCAGCGGCATCCATCGCGGCACGCTACAGGCTTTGCGCTACGCCCGCGCCGTCTCCGACGACGTCACCGTCGTTCACGTTGCCACCGACCCCGCCGAAGAGGAGAAGATTCGGGCCAAATGGGAAAGGTGGGGCGACGGCGTCCGGTTGCACGTCATTCAGTCGCCATACCGGTTGTTGGTTGAGCCGTTGCTCGAATACATCCAGAGCGTTGCCGCCCAGCGCCAGTCAAGCGAAGTGTTGACCATCATCGTGCCGGAGTTTGTCCCTTCCAGGCAATGGCACAACCTTCTGCACATGCAAACGGCTCTGCTTTTGCGATTCGGTCTGCTGGGCCTGCACAACATCATCATCACCGAAGTGCCGTACCACGTCGGCGAAGACCGCTAA
- a CDS encoding DUF4118 domain-containing protein → MTRRFHLSSLLFYVLAVLAIAATTGVLHLLRDGLSTPIIALFFLLPVGVSAVWGLWPGLTAAFSAFLAFNYFFIEPLYTFGVHHTQDVLALIVFFIVAVTISQLVGRAQSSRAVAQAREREATHLYALSTALTGLRENDEIARTLGEHLREVLHSASAEIVVQPSESALPVTRAWPAGADLSGNKPDRVIPLATPRGHVGEIRLYHIQTLSQANERLLHAFANQGALAVERASLAQAETRAKVLEESDRLKSSLLSSVSHELRTPLATIKAAATSLRSGDVAWESLARTDLLGAIDEEVDLMNRLVGNLLDMSRIESGALKPRREWNILAEIIGGVIGRMHDAARNHRLEIDMPEDLPWAPVDYVQMEQVFTNLISNSLKYAPAGTTVSIQARPDGENTVRVQVSNESPPVPPEHLERIFDKFYRVTAADRITGTGLGLSICKGIVEAHGGRIWAENLPDRFAFNFTLPLTLDGMPPPSLPVETDSA, encoded by the coding sequence ATGACTCGCCGCTTTCACCTGTCTTCACTGTTGTTTTACGTTCTGGCCGTCCTGGCCATTGCCGCCACCACAGGTGTCTTACACCTTTTGCGCGACGGCCTCAGCACGCCCATCATTGCTCTCTTCTTTCTGCTGCCGGTTGGGGTCAGCGCCGTCTGGGGACTTTGGCCGGGGCTGACGGCGGCCTTCAGCGCATTTCTGGCATTCAACTATTTCTTCATTGAGCCGTTGTACACCTTCGGCGTTCACCATACGCAAGATGTGCTGGCCCTCATTGTCTTCTTCATCGTCGCCGTCACCATCAGCCAGCTGGTGGGGCGTGCCCAATCGAGCCGGGCGGTGGCCCAGGCCCGCGAACGCGAAGCGACGCACCTTTATGCGTTGAGCACGGCGCTAACCGGCCTCCGCGAAAACGACGAGATTGCCCGCACTCTGGGCGAACATCTGCGCGAAGTCCTTCACTCAGCGTCAGCGGAAATTGTCGTCCAACCTTCTGAAAGCGCCTTGCCGGTGACACGTGCCTGGCCCGCCGGGGCAGACTTGTCGGGCAACAAGCCGGATCGGGTCATCCCACTGGCGACACCTCGTGGCCACGTAGGTGAGATTCGCCTGTATCACATCCAAACCCTGAGTCAGGCCAATGAGCGGCTGCTGCACGCTTTTGCCAACCAGGGCGCGCTGGCCGTCGAACGCGCTAGCCTGGCTCAGGCAGAAACACGGGCGAAAGTATTAGAGGAAAGTGATCGACTGAAGTCTTCGCTCTTGTCGTCGGTGTCCCATGAGTTGCGGACGCCCCTGGCTACGATCAAGGCCGCCGCCACGAGTCTGCGTAGCGGCGACGTGGCCTGGGAGTCGCTGGCCCGGACGGATCTGCTGGGCGCAATTGACGAAGAAGTTGATCTGATGAACCGGCTCGTCGGCAACCTGCTCGACATGTCGCGCATCGAATCGGGCGCGCTCAAACCCAGACGCGAGTGGAATATCCTGGCCGAGATCATCGGCGGCGTCATTGGCCGGATGCACGATGCCGCCCGGAATCACCGGCTGGAAATTGATATGCCGGAAGATTTGCCCTGGGCACCGGTGGATTACGTGCAGATGGAGCAAGTGTTCACCAACCTGATCAGCAACAGCCTCAAATATGCGCCGGCAGGAACGACCGTCAGCATTCAGGCGCGCCCGGACGGTGAAAACACCGTCCGGGTTCAGGTGAGCAACGAAAGCCCGCCGGTTCCGCCCGAGCATCTCGAGCGCATCTTCGACAAGTTCTATCGCGTCACCGCCGCCGACCGCATCACCGGCACAGGCCTGGGACTCTCGATTTGCAAAGGCATTGTTGAAGCGCACGGGGGCCGAATCTGGGCCGAGAATCTGCCCGACCGCTTTGCCTTCAACTTTACCCTGCCTCTTACACTTGATGGCATGCCGCCGCCTTCCCTCCCGGTGGAAACCGACTCAGCATGA